From a region of the Syntrophales bacterium genome:
- a CDS encoding AbrB/MazE/SpoVT family DNA-binding domain-containing protein, whose protein sequence is MRASLTVSSRGQITLPTDIRKRMGIIAGGVVILEEREDEVVLRPAAVLEIETYSDADVARWNAEDHLEEAERLNILKKFEGKT, encoded by the coding sequence ATGCGCGCAAGTCTTACCGTATCCAGCCGAGGGCAAATTACCTTGCCGACTGATATTCGAAAACGTATGGGAATCATAGCGGGTGGTGTTGTTATCCTCGAAGAGCGGGAGGATGAAGTTGTCCTGCGGCCGGCTGCAGTTCTGGAAATCGAGACCTATAGTGACGCCGATGTCGCCCGTTGGAACGCCGAGGACCATCTGGAGGAAGCGGAGCGTCTGAACATTCTAAAGAAGTTCGAAGGCAAAACGTGA